Proteins encoded in a region of the Panicum hallii strain FIL2 chromosome 3, PHallii_v3.1, whole genome shotgun sequence genome:
- the LOC112885653 gene encoding G-type lectin S-receptor-like serine/threonine-protein kinase At2g19130, producing MAATITTATLDSGALYMLAVILLVLSLQGSPAGATDTITATQPLSGQQKLVSQGGKFALGFYQPGGGPQDKWYIAIWYNKVPKVTPVWIANREAPISDPASSVLTIWTDGNLVLLNKFRSIVWSSNITITAGASNATVIVAVLLNTGNLVLAHASNTSSMLWQSFDHPTDTQLPGMKFGRNKVTGASDRQVSWRDHADPSPGIFSIVMDPNVEAQYLFIWNNSRPYFTPGKFNPQTGAFSGIPAMTAISQPNSIYSYEYVSNDREEYFLLTIKDDAIFLRTVIDPSGQQKGMVWLEEKQDWMLYFAQPDPCAVYSFCGAFSWCAMGSVPMCSCLRGFSAQSPTEWSSGNYTGGCTRDVALPCSSSGGSSVPSVSRRHEEDRFYMISNVRLPDGSQTVQAASKSDCEVACLDTCSCLAYSYNGTCSFWHTDLMNLQEDPDSKGDSIFIRLPASEIPRTKSTRGRTIGVVIAVSALALGVCLVAVSRLLRRRRRIKGLHYIGVNLTAFRYRDLQLITRNFSDKLGGGSFGSVFKGVLQDGTAVAIKKLEGVRQGEKQFRAEMSTIGKIHHVNLIRLLGFCSEGEHRLLVYEYMPHGSLDGYLFKTSSDDVLPAWNTRYQIAIGIAKGLTYLHDKCRDCIIHCDIKPQNILLDASFAPKVSDFGLAKLLGRDFSRVMTTMRGTIGYLAPEWISGTAITAKADVFSYGMLLFEIISRRRNVEYGKQHTDKFFPILVAEKIQEGDVKAALLDADMRGDANLEELERACMVACWCVQEDESSRPTMGAVVQMLEGLLQVNMPPVPRYLQVLADSADKSAIHSWTELSPSL from the exons ATGGCGGCCACCATTACTACTGCCACTCTTGATTCGGGTGCGCTCTACATGCTAGCAGTCATACTGCTGGTTCTTTCTTTACAAGGATCTCCCGCTGGAGCTACCGATACGATCACGGCGACGCAGCCGCTCTCCGGGCAACAGAAGCTGGTCTCCCAGGGTGGCAAGTTCGCTCTGGGGTTTTACCAGCCAG GTGGTGGACCCCAAGACAAATGGTACATTGCAATATGGTACAACAAGGTGCCGAAAGTCACTCCGGTGTGGATAGCCAATAGGGAGGCGCCCATCTCCGACCCGGCCTCATCAGTGTTGACTATCTGGACAGATGGCAACTTGGTTCTTCTCAATAAGTTTAGGTCCATAGTTTGGTCTAGCAACATCACAATCACTGCAGGAGCCTCCAACGCCACCGTCATCGTTGCTGTGCTCCTCAACACCGGCAACCTAGTTCTTGCACATGCATCCAACACCTCCAGCATGTTGTGGCAAAGCTTCGACCACCCCACCGACACCCAACTTCCCGGCATGAAGTTTGGACGTAACAAGGTCACAGGCGCGAGCGACCGCCAAGTCTCATGGAGAGACCATGCGGACCCGTCTCCGGGCATCTTCTCAATCGTGATGGACCCGAACGTCGAGGCACAGTACTTGTTCATATGGAACAACTCTCGGCCGTATTTCACCCCCGGGAAGTTCAACCCCCAGACAGGCGCATTTAGCGGCATACCAGCAATGACAGCTATTTCTCAGCCGAACTCGATATACTCGTACGAGTATGTCAGCAACGACAGGGAGGAGTACTTCCTGCTGACGATCAAGGACGACGCCATCTTCCTCCGCACCGTGATTGACCCATCCGGCCAGCAAAAGGGGATGGTGTGGCTGGAGGAGAAGCAGGACTGGATGCTGTACTTTGCGCAGCCCGATCCGTGCGCCGTCTATTCCTTTTGCGGGGCTTTCAGCTGGTGCGCCATGGGCAGCGTCCCAATGTGCAGCTGCCTTAGAGGCTTCAGTGCACAGAGCCCAACTGAGTGGAGCTCAGGAAACTACACTGGAGGCTGCACCAGGGATGTTGCATTGCCGTGCAGCTCGAGCGGCGGAAGCTCAGTGCCATCAGTGAGTAGAAGACATGAGGAGGATAGATTCTACATGATCAGCAACGTGAGGTTACCTGATGGGTCGCAGACCGTGCAAGCTGCGAGCAAAAGTGACTGTGAGGTAGCCTGCCTTGACACCTGTTCTTGCTTGGCTTACTCTTACAACGGCACCTGCTCTTTTTGGCACACTGATTTGATGAACCTGCAAGAAGATCCAGACAGCAAAGGGGATAGCATTTTCATCCGGCTTCCGGCTTCTGAGATCCCGCGCACCAAATCTACTAGAGGGCGGACAATTGGGGTTGTCATAGCAGTCTCTGCACTCGCATTGGGTGTATGCCTTGTGGCTGTTTCACGTCTTCTCCGTAGGAGAAGAAGGATCAAGGGTTTACATTACATTGGCGTGAACCTGACAGCTTTCAGGTACAGAGACCTACAGCTGATAACCAGGAACTTTTCTGACAAGCTAGGCGGAGGCTCTTTCGGCTCCGTGTTCAAAGGAGTCCTTCAGGATGGCACTGCTGTGGCAATCAAGAAGCTCGAAGGTGTCCGTCAAGGCGAGAAGCAGTTCCGGGCAGAGATGAGCACAATTGgaaaaattcaccatgtgaACCTGATCCGACTGCTGGGGTTCTGCTCCGAGGGAGAGCACCGGCTGCTCGTCTACGAGTACATGCCACATGGTTCACTGGATGGGTACCTGTTCAAGACTAGCTCTGATGACGTACTTCCTGCTTGGAACACGAGGTACCAAATAGCCATTGGGATTGCCAAAGGGCTAACTTACCTGCACGACAAGTGCAGGGACTGCATCATCCACTGCGACATCAAGCCGCAAAATATTTTGCTGGACGCATCTTTTGCCCCCAAAGTGTCGGATTTCGGGCTGGCGAAGCTGCTAGGCCGGGACTTCAGCAGGGTCATGACGACGATGCGGGGGACCATCGGGTATCTGGCACCCGAATGGATCAGCGGCACGGCCATCACAGCGAAAGCCGACGTGTTCAGCTACGGGATGTTGCTCTTCGAGATCATCTCGCGGAGAAGAAATGTGGAGTACGGGAAGCAGCACACGGACAAGTTCTTTCCGATACTGGTTGCAGAGAAAATTCAGGAAGGAGACGTGAAGGCGGCGCTGTTGGATGCTGACATGAGGGGAGACGCCAACTTGGAGGAGCTCGAGAGGGCCTGCATGGTTGCCTGTTGGTGCGTCCAGGAAGACGAGTCGTCGAGGCCGACCATGGGAGCAGTTGTGCAGATGCTGGAGGGCCTCCTGCAGGTTAATATGCCCCCAGTTCCACGATACCTTCAGGTTCTTGCTGATTCTGCGGACAAATCAGCAATACACTCTTGGACCGAATTATCACCAAGCTTGTAG